A genomic stretch from Aedes albopictus strain Foshan chromosome 2, AalbF5, whole genome shotgun sequence includes:
- the LOC109415144 gene encoding calcium/calmodulin-dependent protein kinase type 1, giving the protein MPLFGKKDSGKKVRKDTKEIEKQPSIEDKYVIKELLGTGAFSEVRLCEHRETGQAFAVKIIDKKALKGKEDSLENEIRVLKRFSAKRQENDPDKTWFTHPNIVQLFETYEDKSKVYLIMELVTGGELFDRIVEKGSYSERDASYLIRQVLEAVDYMHEQGVVHRDLKPENLLYYNPAEDSKIMISDFGLSKMEDSGFMATACGTPGYVAPEVLAQKPYGKAVDVWSIGVISYILLCGYPPFYDENDANLFAQILKGEFEFDSPYWDEIGESAKDFIRNLMCVNVEKRFTCKQALAHPWISGNAASSKNIHGTVSEQLKKNFAKSRWKQAYHAATVIRQMQRMALSSSGGAYGRSSSQLNASAADETAAQDTASGSK; this is encoded by the coding sequence ATGCCATTATTCGGAAAGAAAGATTCCGGCAAGAAAGTGCGGAAAGATACTAAGGAAATCGAAAAGCAACCAAGCATCGAAGACAAGTATGTTATAAAGGAGTTACTTGGGACAGGAGCGTTCTCGGAAGTACGTCTTTGCGAACACCGCGAAACGGGTCAGGCGTTTGCCGTCAAAATTATTGACAAAAAAGCCTTGAAAGGTAAGGAGGActcgttggaaaatgaaattcgtGTGCTGAAGCGATTTAGCGCCAAACGGCAAGAAAATGATCCGGATAAAACGTGGTTTACTCATCCAAACATAGTTCAACTGTTTGAAACGTATGAAGATAAATCAAAAGTCTACTTAATTATGGAGCTGGTTACCGGCGGGGAGCTTTTCGACCGCATTGTAGAAAAGGGATCTTACTCAGAAAGAGATGCGTCTTACTTGATTCGTCAAGTGCTAGAAGCTGTAGACTATATGCATGAACAAGGCGTAGTACATAGAGACTTGAAACCTGAAAATTTGCTGTACTATAACCCTGCGGAGGATAGTAAAATCATGATAAGTGACTTTGGGCTATCCAAGATGGAGGATTCCGGATTTATGGCTACGGCCTGTGGGACTCCCGGATATGTAGCACCTGAGGTGTTAGCGCAAAAGCCGTATGGAAAAGCAGTAGATGTTTGGAGTATAGGAGTAATATCGTACATTTTACTGTGTGGATATCCACCATTTTATGACGAGAATGATGCCAACCTATTTGCACAAATTTTAAAAGGCGAATTTGAGTTTGACTCCCCCTATTGGGATGAGATTGGCGAATCGGCAAAAGATTTTATCCGGAACCTAATGTGTGTTAATGTGGAGAAAAGGTTTACGTGTAAACAGGCGCTTGCGCACCCTTGGATTTCCGGAAACGCAGCTAGTAGTAAGAATATCCACGGAACCGTTTCCGAGCAGCTTAAGAAAAATTTCGCCAAGTCGCGATGGAAGCAGGCCTATCACGCAGCAACTGTTATACGTCAAATGCAACGAATGGCTCTGAGTAGTAGTGGTGGTGCATACGGACGCAGTTCTTCTCAACTTAACGCTTCAGCTGCTGACGAAACGGCGGCGCAGGATACTGCTTCGGGCAGCAAGTAA